The genomic DNA TCAGTTGGGTCTCTCGCAAACCCAGGCAGCCGAACAGCTTGGCATCGCCCAGAGCTACTACTCCATGCTCGAAAAGGGCGCCCGCCAGCCGTCCAAGGCCATCCGCCAGCGGCTGCAGGAGTGGATGCGCGACCTGGAAACCAGGTAACTAACCGGGAATCAGAAGCTTAGAACTATTGCCCGTCATCTTCCAGTGATAATCGAGACGCCATCACGTCGCAATCAAGAAAATATCTCTTTTATTTTCAATAGCTTGAAATTTTCTGTGATAAAAACGCTTGTTGGCGTGTGATAGAGTAACCGCCCGGCAGCCCTACTCTCAATCCAGAAACGTTCCGTGGGCGATCACATCGGCAATGCGCCGGCTGGCCTGCCCGTCCCCATAGGGATTGTGCGTCATCGACATGCGCTGGTACTGCGCGGCATCGTCCAGCAGGGCGCCCGCCTCGGCTAGAATCTTCTCGCCATCGGTGCCCACCAGCCGCACCGTGCCGGCCTCCACAGCTTCCGGCCGTTCCGTCTTTTCGCGCAGCACCAGCACCGGCTTGCCGAGCGAGGGCGCCTCTTCCTGCACGCCGCCGGAATCAGTCAGCAGCAGGTAGGCGCGCTGCATGAGATCCACAAACGGCACATAGTCCAACGGGGCGATCAGGTGAACATTCGGTAGCCCGCCCAGCAGCGCTTCCGCCGGTTGGCGCACGTTCGGATTGGGGTGTACGGGGTAGATGATCTGAACATCGGGACGCATCGCCAACTGCCCGATTGCCCGGTAGAGCCGCGTGAGGCCGTCGCCGAAATTCTCGCGGCGGTGGGCGGTGACGACGATCAGTTTGCGGCCGGGCTCCAGCGCCACGCCCTGAAAGCCGGCCAACCCGCCCGCCTGGAGCTTGTCCCTGACGTGCAACACGGCGTCGATACCGGAGTTGCCGGTGATGAAGATGGCGGAATCGTCCACTCCGTCGCCGCGCAGGTTGCGGGCCGAGGCGGCCGTGGGCGCAAAGTGCAGCTTGGCCAGGCGCGTGGTCAGGACGCGGTTCAGCTCTTCGGGAAACGGCTGCCACAGGTCGCCGGTGCGGAGCCCGGCCTCCACATGGCCCACCGCGATGCGGTGATAGAAGGCCGCCAGCGCGCCGCAAAACGTGGTGGTGGTATCTCCTTGCACAATCACGAGATCGGGCTTTTCGGCCAGCAGGACCGGCTCCAGCGCCGCAATGATGCGCGCCGTCGATTGCGAGAGCGTCTGGTTGGGGCGCATCACGTTCAGGTCGTGATCCGGCTGGACCTGGAACACGGCCAGTACCTGATCCAGCATCTCCCGGTGCTGCGCGGTGACGCAGACCTTCACGTCAAACTCATCCGGCCGGGCCTGCATGTGCAGCACGATGGGACACAGTTTGATCGCCTCGGGCCGTGTGCCAAAGACGAAAAGGACACGCTGGCGGCGGGATGGGGTGGGCTCGGTGAGAGGCATTGCTAATCTTCAGTCTATCTTTAGCGTCCGGCCTGGGGCGTGTTTGGGGTGTAGGCCGCTGCGCCCTCCCCTGGAAGAGGGCGTAGAAAGGCCATCGGCAGTTGTGATAACTGGGACGCTATGCTGGCGCTATGTAGACGTTATGCTGGCGCTATGTAGACGTTATCCCGGCGCAAGCGTTTGTGTAAGTGATTTATAATCAATGGAATACAGCGTTATCACAACTCTAACTAGTTTTAATCAGTATTAACACACGCTGCACCGGCCCAGGGGCCGCGCAGCGGTGCCCTATACTACCCGAGGCGTTATGCGTACGTATAGCCTCGAATCAGAGTTTCTCGACCGGGGTGTGGAACAGAGACTGCTGGCTGCCATTGCCGGCGACTTGAATCTCTACTGGCAACTACAGGATTTGCTGCCCGAAGGGAGTTTTTGTGTGGAGTCCGCCGCCTGGGCGGAGTTGCGCGACGCGGTGGGCGCCGGCACCACTCCGGCGGAGCCGCAAGTGGAGCCCAGCACCGACCCGCGGGCCGATGCGGTGCGGTTGGCCGATCTGTACCAGCGCCGCCTGCTGGCCGGCTTGCAGGAGCGTCTGGCCGAAGCGCTGTTCGATGAGACCCGTCCGGCGGCCGCGGTGGTTGCGCTGCTGGAGGAAGAGGCCGCTTCCGTGCGCTGCCGTGTGCGCGAAACCGCCAGCGGGCTCTCTCTTTCCGGGTGCGGTCTGCTGGAGGATGCGCTGGCGCTGGCCCGCCAACGCCTGGCGCGCCGCAAAGCCACCGGGAAACCGTGCAGCGGCATCCCAACCGGCCTGGGCCGGCTGGATCAGATCCTGAACGGCTTCAATGAAGGGTTGCACGTGCTGGCCGCCGGTCCAGGCGTGGGCAAGACTACCATTTGCACGCAGTGGGCCCTGCACGCCGCCGCCTGCCAGGTGCCGGTGGTGTATGTGACCTATGAGAACTCGCCGCAAAGTCTGGTCCTGAAGATGGTGTGCAGCCGGGCCGGGTTGTCGCCGTCCCAGGTGGAGCGCGGCTTTGCCGACCTCACCCTGTTGGAAGAGGCCGCCGCCGGGCTGCGCGAGCCGTTGAGCCTGGTGTCGCTAATGGAAGGCACGTCGCAAATGACGGTCTCGCAGGTGCGCGGCAAGGCCTTGCAGGCGCGCGACCACGCCGGCTCCGAGCAGGTGCTGATTGTCTTCGACTACCTGCAAAGGGCCGCGCACGGCAAGGGTTACGAGCAGTTGCGGCATAACGTCTCGGCCATGGCCGGCGAGCTGCGCGAAATGGCCAGCCGCCTGCAATCGCCCGTCATCGCGATCTCGTCGCAGAATCGCAGCGTCGGCGACTATGGCCGCGGCGGCAGCGCCCAACTGGATTCGCTGAAGGAATCGGGCGACCTGGAGTATGCGGCCGATTCCGTGCTCTTCCTGACCCAGGCGCGGGAACGCACGGCCACCGAGCCCGCCCGGGCGATCGACCTGGTGGTGGTGAAGAACCGCTTTGGCGGAACGGGGACGGTGCCTCTGATCTTCCGCCCGGATACGGGCGTGTTTCGCGAAGAGGTTCCGTTGACCAGTGCGCGGTGAAACCCTGTCGGCGGCCGAACTGTCCGCCGCCAGGCCGATGCGCGGCGAGGGGGGCCGTGTGTTGCGGGCGTTCTGCCCGTTTCATCAGTCGGATACGCAGCGCAGCCTGCGGGTCGACGCCGTCTCCGGACGCTTCTTCTGCTTCGCGTGCGGAGTGTGGGGGTTTACCGAAGCAGCGCGGGCGGAGTGGACGGCGCAGAAGAAGCAGGAGGGGGCTTCCCTGCCCCGCGGCGGATCTTCTGCCGGTGCAGCGCCCCGCGCCCGGGTTCTGTTGCCACCGCCGGAACCGGAATTCACCACGGATACCGAAGCGCTGGAGGATTGGATGGCCGCCTACCGCGAGATGCTGCCGGGCAGCGCGGGTGAAGCGTATCTGGAAAGGCGCGGGATTCCGCTGGCGGTGGCGCAGCGCTGCGGAGTCGGCTACGCCGAGGCCGGCGAATGGGCGCACCGCGACGAGCGCGGCCGGCCGCTCAGGGACTGGCGTGGCGGCCGGCTGGTCTTTCCGCACACCAGCCCGGACGGACGGCTGGTCAATCTCTACGGGCGCGCCGTCGGGGACGACGTGCCGAAAGCGTTTCGTCACGATCACTTGGCCGGAGCGAAGGGCTACTTTCTGGGCGCCGGGCTGGCGGGCGGTTCTGATCAGCCGTTGTATGTCTGTGAAGGCGCGTTTGACGCGCTCAGCCTGCGAGCCGCCGGCCTGGGGCGCGTGGTGGCCATCTTCGGGGTTCATGGGTGGCGCTGGACGTGGGCCGGCGAGGTGAAGGAGATGGTGTTCGCGCTGGATGCCGATGCGGCCGGCCAGACGGCCTGGCACGCGCTGGCCCGGGCGGCGCGGCTGCGCGGCAAGCGGGTAGGCTTTCTGCCGCCCGAGGCGTATGGAGGCTGTAAGGATGTGAGTGAGGCGTGGGCCTCCGGGCGGCTGAGCGGGATTGCGGCGGGGACTCCATGAGCAGTCTTTCTCTTCTAGACATCTAAACATCTAGACAGCTGAGCAGGTGGACAGCTAAACATCTGGACAGTTAAATGGGTGGAGGGTATTCTGATGGGTATGAGAGCGCCCCAGTCATGATTCTCACCGTTGCCTCCTTCAAAGGCGGCGTTGGCAAGACGACCACCGCCATTCACCTGGCCGCCTATTTTGCCCGCCAGGCGCCCACCGTGTTGATTGACGGAGATCCGAACCGCAGTTCAACCTCATGGGCGGCGCGGGGCAAGCCGGAGTTTGAAGTGGCGCCGGAATCACAGATTGCCATCTATGCGCGCAAGGCGGAGCACCTGATCATCGATACCAAGGCGCGGCCCGATCCGGCCGACCTGCAGGCGCTGGCCAGCGCCTGCGACCTGCTGATTCTGCCCTGCACTCCGGACCCGTTCGCGCTTGATGCCCTGCTGCTGACGATTGAGGCGCTGCAGACGCTGGGCAACGACCGCTACCGCATCCTGCTGACCGTGGTTCCGCCGCGGCCCATGCCGGACGGGGATAATGCCCGCCGGACGCTGATCAATGCCGGGTTGCCGCTGTTTGAGCGGGACATCCGGCGCACCGTCGCGTTTCAGCGGGCGGCGTTGGAGGGCGGCACGGTGGATTCCGTGCGCAACAGCGACTCCGCCGGATTGGCGTGGCTCGACTATGAGGCTGTGGCCGAGGAAGTGGAGGCTCTGTATGGGAAAAAGGGTTGATGAACCGAAGGTAAGCCCGTTTGACGCCTTGCGGATTGCGCGATTGGCCAAGGTAACTCCGGATGTTCAGACGGTTGAACAGCTAGACATTCAAACAGTTAAACAGCCAGATGTCCCAGCCGCCGGACTGGCCAAAAGCCGCGATCCGCGCTACGTCAAGTTCACCACCTACATACCGCGCGACATGCACCTGCGGGCCAAGAGCCGCCTGGTGGGCCAGGGCAGGGAACTGAGCGACCTGGTGGCGGAACTGCTGGATGGCTGGCTGGCTAAACAGGTAGATGGCTAGCTGTTTGCCGCGGCTGCTCTCGCACCCTTGGCGCATGTCCTAGCTGTCTAACTGTTCAGATGTCTAAACATTGAAACATCTACCAGGGAAGAATCGAGGCGTCCCATGCCAGCCAGCCCCACCTACGGACACCGCATTCCAGCCGCCCTCGACGCGCTGCGCCGGTCCACGTGCGAGTGGATCGATCGCCGCCAGTTGGGAGCGCTGCTGGGCGTCTCCAAAACCGTGGCGTGGCGTGTGCTTCGGCACTGCGGCGGCGAGACCGGGCCCGGCGGGGCTCTCGTTTGCGGCCGCGCGGCGCTGATTGACCGGCTGGAGGAGCTGCGGCGGGAGGGCGGCCCTCTGGATCTCGAGATCCGCCGCCACGACCGGTTGGCCGACTTTCTACAGCAGATCCGCCCGCAGGTCCTGGCGCATCTCACGGATGTCGCCAGGGACGAGCAGGCCCTGGAGATGCTCAGCCGCCGTTTCCAGTCCCTGCCCGCCAATGTCCTGCTCACCCGGTCTAGCCTCCACATCGACTTTTCCGGGCCGAACGAGCTGCTGGAAGCCGTGGGCGCCCTGATCTACGCCCTGCATAACGACTTCGAAAGAATCCGCGACTATATCGAACAGGATCCTCAGCGCTCACCCGGCAGAGCGCCCTAAAGGCCTGTAATCACAGGGACTTCAGGCAAATTAACGGATGCCCGCCGCCTCAACCACATATGGAACGATCGTTTCAGACTAGCCGTTGCTGACGTTCTATAATGATCGTTATAACACGCTATGACTTGCCAGCCTGAGGGCAACTCGCATGAGTCCTGACCGGCCCGCCGAACCTGGGCCGCCTTGGCAGGGCGCGGATCTCCAACCGCTTCAGCCCGACCTGGCCGCGATCCGCCGCCTGGTGCTCGACGCCGTCTCCAGCCCCACCACCAAGAAGATGTACGCCAAAGCCCTCGACGACTTCTTCGCCTGGTGGGCAGGGCAGGGCAGACCCGCTTTCGCCCGAGCCAGCGTACAGGCCCACCGCGCCTGGCTAGAGGAGCAGGGCTACAGCCCGTCGACCATCAACCAACGCCTGGCGGCGCTCCGCAAACTCGCCCGGGAAGCGGCGCTGAACGGGCACCTGGCGTCCGAGGCCGCCGCCGGCGTCACCCAGGTACCGGGCCTCAAGCAGCGTGGCGCCAGGGCAGGGAACTGGCTCACCCGGGAACAGGCCCAGTTGCTGCTGGACCGCCCCGATCCGGGCACACTGAAAGGCCTCCGCGACCGGGCCATCCTGGCTCTGCTGCTTGGCTGCGGCCTGCGCCGCGCCGAGGCTACCGGGCTGGACGTCAACTCTATGGAGCAGCGCGACGGCCGCTGGGTCATCCCCGATCTCCGTGGCAAGCATGGCCGCCTGCGCACGGTCCCCGTGCCCGGCTGGGTCAAGCACACCGTGGATCTGTGGGTGCAGGCGGCGGGCCTGGCCACGGGCCGTCTGCTGCGCTCGATGAACCGGCACGGCCACCTGAGCGGAGACTCCCTCTCGCCGAATGCCATTCTGTCGCTGGTCAGCGCCTATGGCGCGCAGTTGGGTGTGAAGCTCCAGGCGCACGACACCCGCCGCACCTGCGCCAAGCTCTGCCGCGCCGCCGGGGGCGAGCTGGAACAGATCCAACTCCTGCTGGGCCACGCCTCTATCCTGACCACTGAACGCTACCTGGGCACACGGCAGAATCTGGCCGACGCGCCGAACGACCACATGGGCCTGACGGCGGCTCGCGGCGCCACTGCGACATTATAATGGTTATAATAATGCCAGGAGAGACGCCATGACTGCCCTCAAACTGACTGCCATTGGAACTTCTTCCGGCGTGGTCATCCCCAAGGAAATGCTCTCGCGGTTGAAGGTGAAGAAGGGGGACACGCTTTACGCCGTGGAGACGGCGGAGGGCTATCTGTTGACGCCTTACGATCCGGCGATCGACGAGCAGCTCCAGGCCGGCGAGCAGTTCATGCGAGAGTACCGTGACACGTTCAAAGCCCTCGCGAAATGAAGGCGCCGCCGCGTTGGATCAGCGAGAAGGCGCTGCTCCTGCTGCATGAGGAGAGCCTGGCCGCTTTTGGCGGTGCCCGCGGTTTGCGGGACCGGGCGATGCTGGAATCCGCGCTGGCCCGCCCGCTGAACACCTACGCCTACCGGCCCGGTAGCAGCATTGCGGACCTGGCCGCTTCGTATGCCTACGGCCTGGCCAGAAACCATCCCTTTGTGGACGGCAACAAGCGGGCCGCGTTCCTTTCCCTCGGCGTGTTCCTGGCCCTCAACGGCCTGCGTCTGGCGGCGGACCAGGTGGACGCCATCCAGACGATTCTGGCGGTTGCGGACGGCTCGCTGGACGAACAGGGACTGGCTGCCTGGATTCAGCGCAACAGCGTGCCGAGGTAGCCGGCCCAGGGGTGTCCGCTCCGGGCAGTCTGAATTCCACCGGATGCTATACTGAGGGCGCAATCCCCCTACCAGACATGGCTACCAAACCCTTTTCTTTTCTAGCTCGTCGGGAGTTTCAGGTGATCACCGCGCTGTTGGTGGTACAGGCCGCCGCGCTCTACGGTCTTTCGCGCAAGGAAATCACCCCGCCGAAGCCGCCGCTGCGGGAGGTTGCGGACAAGTTCCCCGGCGGTTGGGTCAAGGTGCAGGAAGGTGTGGTCGAGCAGGAAGTAAGGGATGTTCTGCAGGCGGACGATCTACTCAACCGGACCTATGCCGCGCCGGGCAAGGGAGCGGTCAATTTCTTCATTGCCGCCTTTGAGACGCAGCGTGACGGCAAGGCGCCCCATTCCCCCAAGAACTGCCTGCCGGGCGCGGGTTGGATGCCGCTGATTTTCGATCGTCCGGAGGTCACGATTCCCGGCGAGGCCGCGCCCATCTCCATCAACCGTTACGTCATTCAGAAGGGCAGCAGCCAGTCCATTGTTCTCTACTGGTACCAGGCGCATAACCGCGTTGTGGCCAGCGAATACGCCGCAAAAATCTACCTGGTTCTCGATGCCATCCGGTATAACCGCTCCGATACCGCCCTGGTCCGGGTAGTAGCGGATGCTTCCGACGGGAACACGGAAGAGGCTACCCGGAGGGCGCTGGATTTCGTCCGGGCGAGCTACCCGCAGCTCAAGCCGTTCATGCCTTAAACCGGCGCGCCCGCGAGGCGCTACAGCCGGTGGATCTTGTCGGACTGAATTCCCTTTAACGCGTTGCGTGTGTCGACGATCAGGCGCGCTTTCTCCACCACAGCGGCGTAATCCAGGTTGGAGTGATTGGTGATGATCACCACGCAGTCGGCCGCGGCCAGCGTCTCGTCGCTGTCATCGCTGGTGAACGTCTTCCCTTCCAGCACCAGAGAACCAACGAAAGGATCGCTGTAGGTGACCCGGGCGCCGCGCTTCTCCAGCAGGTGTATGACATCGAGCGCGGGCGATTCCCGCATGTCGTCGATATCCTTCTTGTACGCCACGCCGAGAATGTGCAGATGCGAACCGCGCAGGGGCTTGGTCACCTCATTGAGCACGTCCTGGATCTTGTCGGTGACAAACTGCGGCATCTGGCCGTTGATGTAGCCGGCCAGTTCGATGAAGCGCGCTTCGATGCCGGACTGTTTGGTCTTCCAGGACAGGTAGAACGGATCGATGGGGATGCAGTGCCCGCCCAGGCCCGGCCCGGGATAGAACGGCATGAATCCAAACGGCTTGGTGGCCGCCGCGTCGATGATTTCCCAGACATCGATGTTCATCCGGTTGCACATGATGGCCAACTCGTTCACCAGCGCGATATTGATCATGCGGAAGGTGTTTTCGAGCAGTTTCACCATCTCCGCCACGCGTGTGGAGCTCACCGGCACGACGTGCTCCAGCGCCTGGCTGTAGAACAGGGCGCCGATCTCGGTGCAGGTGGGCGTGATGCCGCCCACGACCTTGGGAATGTTCCTGGTCTGGAATTGCGGGTTGCCGGGGTCCACGCGCTCCGGTGAGAAGCACAGGAAGAAGTTCTGGCCCACCTTCAGTCCGGTGGCTTCAAAGATGGGCAGCAGCAACTCATCGGTGGTGCCGGGATACGTGGTCGACTCGAGGATCACCAGGATGCCCGGATGGGCGTGGCGCGCCACCTCCTGCGCGGCGGAGACCACATAGCTCATGTCCGGGTCTTTCGTCTTGCGCAAGGGCGTGGGCACGGCGATGTTGACGGTGTCGAGCG from Paludibaculum fermentans includes the following:
- the wecB gene encoding non-hydrolyzing UDP-N-acetylglucosamine 2-epimerase, producing the protein MPLTEPTPSRRQRVLFVFGTRPEAIKLCPIVLHMQARPDEFDVKVCVTAQHREMLDQVLAVFQVQPDHDLNVMRPNQTLSQSTARIIAALEPVLLAEKPDLVIVQGDTTTTFCGALAAFYHRIAVGHVEAGLRTGDLWQPFPEELNRVLTTRLAKLHFAPTAASARNLRGDGVDDSAIFITGNSGIDAVLHVRDKLQAGGLAGFQGVALEPGRKLIVVTAHRRENFGDGLTRLYRAIGQLAMRPDVQIIYPVHPNPNVRQPAEALLGGLPNVHLIAPLDYVPFVDLMQRAYLLLTDSGGVQEEAPSLGKPVLVLREKTERPEAVEAGTVRLVGTDGEKILAEAGALLDDAAQYQRMSMTHNPYGDGQASRRIADVIAHGTFLD
- a CDS encoding DnaB-like helicase C-terminal domain-containing protein, whose amino-acid sequence is MRTYSLESEFLDRGVEQRLLAAIAGDLNLYWQLQDLLPEGSFCVESAAWAELRDAVGAGTTPAEPQVEPSTDPRADAVRLADLYQRRLLAGLQERLAEALFDETRPAAAVVALLEEEAASVRCRVRETASGLSLSGCGLLEDALALARQRLARRKATGKPCSGIPTGLGRLDQILNGFNEGLHVLAAGPGVGKTTICTQWALHAAACQVPVVYVTYENSPQSLVLKMVCSRAGLSPSQVERGFADLTLLEEAAAGLREPLSLVSLMEGTSQMTVSQVRGKALQARDHAGSEQVLIVFDYLQRAAHGKGYEQLRHNVSAMAGELREMASRLQSPVIAISSQNRSVGDYGRGGSAQLDSLKESGDLEYAADSVLFLTQARERTATEPARAIDLVVVKNRFGGTGTVPLIFRPDTGVFREEVPLTSAR
- a CDS encoding toprim domain-containing protein — its product is MRGETLSAAELSAARPMRGEGGRVLRAFCPFHQSDTQRSLRVDAVSGRFFCFACGVWGFTEAARAEWTAQKKQEGASLPRGGSSAGAAPRARVLLPPPEPEFTTDTEALEDWMAAYREMLPGSAGEAYLERRGIPLAVAQRCGVGYAEAGEWAHRDERGRPLRDWRGGRLVFPHTSPDGRLVNLYGRAVGDDVPKAFRHDHLAGAKGYFLGAGLAGGSDQPLYVCEGAFDALSLRAAGLGRVVAIFGVHGWRWTWAGEVKEMVFALDADAAGQTAWHALARAARLRGKRVGFLPPEAYGGCKDVSEAWASGRLSGIAAGTP
- a CDS encoding ParA family protein; protein product: MILTVASFKGGVGKTTTAIHLAAYFARQAPTVLIDGDPNRSSTSWAARGKPEFEVAPESQIAIYARKAEHLIIDTKARPDPADLQALASACDLLILPCTPDPFALDALLLTIEALQTLGNDRYRILLTVVPPRPMPDGDNARRTLINAGLPLFERDIRRTVAFQRAALEGGTVDSVRNSDSAGLAWLDYEAVAEEVEALYGKKG
- a CDS encoding tyrosine-type recombinase/integrase — encoded protein: MSPDRPAEPGPPWQGADLQPLQPDLAAIRRLVLDAVSSPTTKKMYAKALDDFFAWWAGQGRPAFARASVQAHRAWLEEQGYSPSTINQRLAALRKLAREAALNGHLASEAAAGVTQVPGLKQRGARAGNWLTREQAQLLLDRPDPGTLKGLRDRAILALLLGCGLRRAEATGLDVNSMEQRDGRWVIPDLRGKHGRLRTVPVPGWVKHTVDLWVQAAGLATGRLLRSMNRHGHLSGDSLSPNAILSLVSAYGAQLGVKLQAHDTRRTCAKLCRAAGGELEQIQLLLGHASILTTERYLGTRQNLADAPNDHMGLTAARGATATL
- a CDS encoding AbrB/MazE/SpoVT family DNA-binding domain-containing protein; the encoded protein is MTALKLTAIGTSSGVVIPKEMLSRLKVKKGDTLYAVETAEGYLLTPYDPAIDEQLQAGEQFMREYRDTFKALAK
- a CDS encoding type II toxin-antitoxin system death-on-curing family toxin, translated to MKAPPRWISEKALLLLHEESLAAFGGARGLRDRAMLESALARPLNTYAYRPGSSIADLAASYAYGLARNHPFVDGNKRAAFLSLGVFLALNGLRLAADQVDAIQTILAVADGSLDEQGLAAWIQRNSVPR
- a CDS encoding exosortase C-terminal domain/associated protein EpsI, whose protein sequence is MITALLVVQAAALYGLSRKEITPPKPPLREVADKFPGGWVKVQEGVVEQEVRDVLQADDLLNRTYAAPGKGAVNFFIAAFETQRDGKAPHSPKNCLPGAGWMPLIFDRPEVTIPGEAAPISINRYVIQKGSSQSIVLYWYQAHNRVVASEYAAKIYLVLDAIRYNRSDTALVRVVADASDGNTEEATRRALDFVRASYPQLKPFMP
- a CDS encoding nucleotide sugar dehydrogenase: MPLTTTYTPPTSPEELKQRISSKAARVCVVGLGYVGLPLAVEYAKAGFTVVGIDVSQSKVDSLNKGISYIQDVPGEEVRALVEAGRLSATTDFAAIATLDTVNIAVPTPLRKTKDPDMSYVVSAAQEVARHAHPGILVILESTTYPGTTDELLLPIFEATGLKVGQNFFLCFSPERVDPGNPQFQTRNIPKVVGGITPTCTEIGALFYSQALEHVVPVSSTRVAEMVKLLENTFRMINIALVNELAIMCNRMNIDVWEIIDAAATKPFGFMPFYPGPGLGGHCIPIDPFYLSWKTKQSGIEARFIELAGYINGQMPQFVTDKIQDVLNEVTKPLRGSHLHILGVAYKKDIDDMRESPALDVIHLLEKRGARVTYSDPFVGSLVLEGKTFTSDDSDETLAAADCVVIITNHSNLDYAAVVEKARLIVDTRNALKGIQSDKIHRL